One Bombus pyrosoma isolate SC7728 linkage group LG7, ASM1482585v1, whole genome shotgun sequence genomic window carries:
- the LOC122568864 gene encoding uncharacterized protein LOC122568864 isoform X1, translated as MEIKSSSNTITENRNAMINITSTFENFPWTALQQSSKGANIIKAINQLLSMYHPNDGIIAYERVLRALLILSENLDNVLQQQIISIVPLPKGVPNDKIRNLIFKITELIKAPNNKSLCQKIIMTPEESNTEILNEGSEIHLNQNILLDTSQNLELHEKFVSSVPEVFKGFPPNEISTIHNHVNYMYDTLNYNIPYIKPHVNSKQSFSLNTNEEEESLKLQSTLKWFHTPHLLYKTNLYRNSASGYQQRFFKSMDDKYFQLSIDRFNNWNQCNIANVPYALHQDTTCLKELYKNGIISNKQNKNEIFNLKITYDDRFVESETNCEILHNSDVNKNFKKYSNLNKNKIFNMEVQEHFKQELKNEQAIQQDIYKMDVVHCEEERKDTIINIQMTLQTLEEENLMVHKKLKTSLQNFLKRVEQETLIKFPTLPRTKPLYMVPPTSKHCKFVDQRNLEKYNQLDISSNNTNNSKNINTLKDTTKFVEKKCLKTFHICPKPTQLKMLHKSLNAVVSKTQTIECEKKDYIENLLYKSAVKQTKSKSLNTLQQTASITELVTFKKQYYDTLLNIQKAKMAVANSLAISSVENFTKYDPYYSNHSYQEQQLLQRGPLIVNPQFAVHTMTQTKLSNIHNTPYVWMKYNSWKHPTMKQLRLPQQFPFKVSRNKENSVLHYVKTMDIQCFAQDKSKQMKQSVQRKKLEDIVGKLKEIENSNMNN; from the exons ATGGAGATAAAAAGCTCTTCTAATA CTATTACGGAAAATAGGAATGCcatgataaatattacttccacatttgaaaattttccatggACTGCTTTACAGCAAAGTTCAAAAGGCGCGAATATTATTAAAGCAATAAATCAATTGCTAAGTATGTACCATCCTAATGATGGTATAATTGCATATGAACGTGTATTAAGAGCTTTACTTATATTATCTGAAAATTTGGATAACGTCTTACAACAACAGATAATTTCTATAGTACCGTTACCAAAAGGTGTTccaaatgataaaataagaaatctgatatttaaaattactgaattaattaaagcacCTAATAACAAGTCATTGTGTCAAAA aattatcaTGACACCTGAAGAATCTAATACAGAAATATTGAATGAAGGTTCAGAAATTCATCTAaaccaaaatattttacttgacACATCTCAAAATCTTGAATtacatgaaaaatttgtatcttcaGTACCTGAAGTGTTCAAAGGTTTTCCtcctaatgaaatttcaacaattcATAATCATGTGAATTATATGTATGATACATTGAACTACAATATTCCATATATAAAACCTCATGTTAATAGCAAACAAAGCTTTTCATTAAATActaatgaagaagaagaatcatTAAAACTTCAGTCAACATTGAAATGGTTCCATACTCCTCATCTTTTGTATAAAACTAATCTTTATCGAAATTCTGCATCTGGTTACCaacaaagattttttaaatcaatggATGATAAATACTTCCAGTTGTCCATTGATAGATTCAATAACTGGAATCAATGCAATATAGCTAACGTGCCTTATGCACTCCATCAG GACACTACatgtttaaaagaattatataaaaatggcataatttcaaataaacagAATAAGAATGAGatcttcaatttaaaaataacatatgATGATAGATTTGTAGAATCAGAAACAAATTGTGAGATTTTACATAATAGTGATGTAAATAAAAACTTCAAAAAGTATAGtaatttgaacaaaaataaaatttttaacatggAAGTTCAAGAACATTTTAAACAAGAATTAAAGAATGAACAAGCAATTCaacaagatatatataaaatggatGTTGTGCATtgtgaagaagaaagaaaagatacaataataaacatacag ATGACACTACAAACATTAGAAGAAGAGAATTTAATGGTGCATAAGAAACTTAAAACAAGCTTGCAGAACTTTTTAAAACGTGTAGAACAGGAGACTTTAATCA AATTTCCAACATTGCCTAGAACCAAACCTTTGTATATGGTTCCTCCTACATCCAAACATTGCAAGTTTGTAGATCAAAGAAACCTGGAAAAGTATAATCAATTAGATATTTCGAGTAATAACacaaataattctaaaaatattaatacactAAAGGATACAacaaaattcgttgaaaagaaatgcttgaaaacatttcatatttgCCCAAAACCAACTCAGTTAAAAATGCTTCATAAGAGCTTAAATGCTGTAGTTAGTAAAACACAAACAATAGAATGTGAGAAAAAGGACTACATAGAAAATTTACTATACAA ATCTGCAGTGAAGCAAACAAAATCAAAAAGCTTGAATACTTTACAACAAACTGCATCTATTACAGAGTTggttacatttaaaaaacagTACTATGATACTTTACTCAATATTCAGAAAGCCAAGA tgGCAGTGGCAAATTCCTTGGCAATATCATCTgtagaaaatttcacaaaatatgaTCCATATTATTCCAATCATTCCTATCAGGAGCAGCAATTATTACAACGTGGACCATTAATTGTTAATCCACAATTTGCAGTACATACTATGAcacaaacaaaattatcaaatatacataACACTCCATATGTTTGGATGAAATACAACAGTTGGAAACATCCAACCATGAAACAATTAAGACTTCCACAGCAG TTCCCATTTAAAGTTTCAAGGAATAAAGA GAATTCTGTACTACATTATGTAAAGACAATGGATATTCAATGTTTTGCGCaagataaaagtaaacaaatgAAGCAAAGTGTACAACGTAAAAAGTTAGAAGACATAGTTGGGAAATTGAAAGAGATAGAAAACAgcaatatgaataattaa
- the LOC122568864 gene encoding uncharacterized protein LOC122568864 isoform X2 — translation MTPEESNTEILNEGSEIHLNQNILLDTSQNLELHEKFVSSVPEVFKGFPPNEISTIHNHVNYMYDTLNYNIPYIKPHVNSKQSFSLNTNEEEESLKLQSTLKWFHTPHLLYKTNLYRNSASGYQQRFFKSMDDKYFQLSIDRFNNWNQCNIANVPYALHQDTTCLKELYKNGIISNKQNKNEIFNLKITYDDRFVESETNCEILHNSDVNKNFKKYSNLNKNKIFNMEVQEHFKQELKNEQAIQQDIYKMDVVHCEEERKDTIINIQMTLQTLEEENLMVHKKLKTSLQNFLKRVEQETLIKFPTLPRTKPLYMVPPTSKHCKFVDQRNLEKYNQLDISSNNTNNSKNINTLKDTTKFVEKKCLKTFHICPKPTQLKMLHKSLNAVVSKTQTIECEKKDYIENLLYKSAVKQTKSKSLNTLQQTASITELVTFKKQYYDTLLNIQKAKMAVANSLAISSVENFTKYDPYYSNHSYQEQQLLQRGPLIVNPQFAVHTMTQTKLSNIHNTPYVWMKYNSWKHPTMKQLRLPQQFPFKVSRNKENSVLHYVKTMDIQCFAQDKSKQMKQSVQRKKLEDIVGKLKEIENSNMNN, via the exons aTGACACCTGAAGAATCTAATACAGAAATATTGAATGAAGGTTCAGAAATTCATCTAaaccaaaatattttacttgacACATCTCAAAATCTTGAATtacatgaaaaatttgtatcttcaGTACCTGAAGTGTTCAAAGGTTTTCCtcctaatgaaatttcaacaattcATAATCATGTGAATTATATGTATGATACATTGAACTACAATATTCCATATATAAAACCTCATGTTAATAGCAAACAAAGCTTTTCATTAAATActaatgaagaagaagaatcatTAAAACTTCAGTCAACATTGAAATGGTTCCATACTCCTCATCTTTTGTATAAAACTAATCTTTATCGAAATTCTGCATCTGGTTACCaacaaagattttttaaatcaatggATGATAAATACTTCCAGTTGTCCATTGATAGATTCAATAACTGGAATCAATGCAATATAGCTAACGTGCCTTATGCACTCCATCAG GACACTACatgtttaaaagaattatataaaaatggcataatttcaaataaacagAATAAGAATGAGatcttcaatttaaaaataacatatgATGATAGATTTGTAGAATCAGAAACAAATTGTGAGATTTTACATAATAGTGATGTAAATAAAAACTTCAAAAAGTATAGtaatttgaacaaaaataaaatttttaacatggAAGTTCAAGAACATTTTAAACAAGAATTAAAGAATGAACAAGCAATTCaacaagatatatataaaatggatGTTGTGCATtgtgaagaagaaagaaaagatacaataataaacatacag ATGACACTACAAACATTAGAAGAAGAGAATTTAATGGTGCATAAGAAACTTAAAACAAGCTTGCAGAACTTTTTAAAACGTGTAGAACAGGAGACTTTAATCA AATTTCCAACATTGCCTAGAACCAAACCTTTGTATATGGTTCCTCCTACATCCAAACATTGCAAGTTTGTAGATCAAAGAAACCTGGAAAAGTATAATCAATTAGATATTTCGAGTAATAACacaaataattctaaaaatattaatacactAAAGGATACAacaaaattcgttgaaaagaaatgcttgaaaacatttcatatttgCCCAAAACCAACTCAGTTAAAAATGCTTCATAAGAGCTTAAATGCTGTAGTTAGTAAAACACAAACAATAGAATGTGAGAAAAAGGACTACATAGAAAATTTACTATACAA ATCTGCAGTGAAGCAAACAAAATCAAAAAGCTTGAATACTTTACAACAAACTGCATCTATTACAGAGTTggttacatttaaaaaacagTACTATGATACTTTACTCAATATTCAGAAAGCCAAGA tgGCAGTGGCAAATTCCTTGGCAATATCATCTgtagaaaatttcacaaaatatgaTCCATATTATTCCAATCATTCCTATCAGGAGCAGCAATTATTACAACGTGGACCATTAATTGTTAATCCACAATTTGCAGTACATACTATGAcacaaacaaaattatcaaatatacataACACTCCATATGTTTGGATGAAATACAACAGTTGGAAACATCCAACCATGAAACAATTAAGACTTCCACAGCAG TTCCCATTTAAAGTTTCAAGGAATAAAGA GAATTCTGTACTACATTATGTAAAGACAATGGATATTCAATGTTTTGCGCaagataaaagtaaacaaatgAAGCAAAGTGTACAACGTAAAAAGTTAGAAGACATAGTTGGGAAATTGAAAGAGATAGAAAACAgcaatatgaataattaa